From the genome of Polyodon spathula isolate WHYD16114869_AA chromosome 14, ASM1765450v1, whole genome shotgun sequence, one region includes:
- the LOC121326878 gene encoding bromodomain testis-specific protein-like isoform X1 yields the protein MSGAKGLQFSSRGNPPPPEYKNPKKPGRLTNQLQYLHKEVMKALWNHHFAWPFRHPVDAVKLRLPDYHAIIKTPMDINTIKKRLENNYYWKAVECIEDFNTMFTNCYVYNKPGDDIVLMAQALEKLFLEKVAQMPQEEVEFPSTINRVGGGKGRKPSAGKLKPPPPVSEVIVQQTVTLIPPQTVTETPTAPMLGTQPVSKVKKGVKRKADTTTPTTSIVMTSSESSPTPAEPRPCKITSRRESGRPIKPPRKDLPDSQQQHQIGKKPKLSEQLKYCSAILKEMFTKKHVAYAWPFYKPVDVEALGLHDYYDIIKHPMDLGTMKKKMEDREYKNAQEFAADFRLMLMNCYKYNTPDHEVSAMARKLQDVFEMRFAKMPDEPVESVTPAPPSTEIDRTPSSSESSSDSESSSDSEEERTLHLANLQEQLKAVREQLQMLSQAPLLKPKKKKKKDKSKKEKRKKDKEKKEKTGNKCVDERKKTKSKQVQRSRKSSSGSCSKKSKLSTFPSDSEHEEESKPMSYDEKRQLSLDINKLPGDKLGKVVNVIQSREPSLKDSNPEEIEIDFETLKPSTLRALETYVMTCLRKRPRKPREKKASKMNKALQIEKTKELEKLLDVSGQLHLVRTQKTTFANTDANTYLGEPSRLSESSSSSSSGSSSSDSSATDSSDSESEQRTKRKQSCADHLDFKLQAKEIKPMLQPLWDNALAGQTLPLFSTSLQLSIQHPQEAEIHKFQTLIHVPLEPPEQITISPPALHTSLPQQPSRPSTKAAPLPPKHRSSQLQQPGSANAPQQEATQHVPLQSAQDHLLLLEPQNEQAKLQPSCSLVYSLPQLKPTQQSHLPQHQQMHMQHPQTFPQTLKLQAGQHSFNQLNHPSQSPPTRMQTEETDTRHPDGEGQDKSNTSLVKLGPVSRCDKHMQDLTTPTVPKKDISIKNVDSWASLGKMATSTPSIIKSSNESFQQFRKAAMEKEEREKALRKLQMGQAGSERKNIPEKQRDQDDEQPLECVHTVLDQATSKPDEITKEEKQELQSASQSSIAREREMARKREQERRRRVAMAGIIDMTLQSDIMATFENNLY from the exons ATGTCGGGGGCAAAAGGATTGCAATTTTCTAGCCGTGGAAACCCTCCCCCCCCTGAATATAAAAACCCTAAGAAGCCTGGACGTCTTACAAATCAGCTGCAGTACTTGCACAAGGAGGTCATGAAGGCTTTGTGGAATCATCATTTTGCCTGGCCCTTTCGACACCCTGTTGATGCTGTGAAACTAAGACTTCCT GATTATCATGCTATTATTAAGACCCCAATGGACATAAACACCATTAAGAAACGCCTGGAGAATAACTACTACTGGAAAGCTGTGGAATGTATAGAAGACTTTAATACCATGTTTACGAACTGCTATGTATATAACAAG CCTGGAGATGACATTGTGTTAATGGCACAAGCATTGGAGAAGCTTTTCCTTGAGAAAGTGGCGCAGATGCCCCAGGAAGAAGTTGAATTCCCATCTACCATAAACCGAGTAGGTGGAGGCAAAGGAAGGAAACCTTCAGCAG GTAAGCTAAAGCCACCTCCTCCTGTATCTGAAGTTATCGTCCAGCAAACTGTGACTTTGATTCCTCCGCAGACTGTTACTGAAACCCCGACTGCACCTATGTTAGGAACACAGCCTGTATCAAAA GTCAAGAAGGGTGTCAAAAGGAAAGCCGATACAACCACTCCAACTACATCTATTGTAATGACAAGTAGCGAGTCTTCACCTACTCCTGCAGAACCAAGGCCTTGCAAGATAACATCAAGAAGAGAAAGTGGTCGACCAATTAAACCTCCAAGAAAAGACTTGCCAGATTCTCAGCAGCAGCATCAAATTGGCAAGAAACCAAAATTATCGGAGCAACTGAAGTACTGCAGTGCGATACTTAAAGAAATGTTCACAAAGAAGCATGTAGCATATGCTTGGCCCTTCTATAAACCTGTTGATGTAGAAGCTTTGGGACTTCATGATTATTATGACATTATAAAACATCCAATGGACCTTGGCACTATGAAA AAAAAGATGGAGGACCGAGAATATAAAAATGCACAAGAATTTGCAGCAGATTTTAGGTTAATGTTGATGAATTGTTATAAATACAATACTCCAGATCATGAAGTTTCAGCAATGGCAAGAAAGCTACAG GATGTGTTTGAGATGCGGTTTGCCAAAATGCCAGATGAACCTGTTGAAAGTGTAACCCCAGCTCCGCCTTCAACAGAAATAGACAGAACTCCCTCCAGCAGTGAGAGCTCCTCGGACAGTGAGAGCAGCTCTGATTCTGAAGAGGAAAGAACTCTGCACCTTGCTAACCTCCAAGAGCAG ttaaaagcaGTACGTGAGCAACTGCAAATGTTATCTCAGGCCCCCCTATTGAagccaaagaaaaagaaaaagaaagataaatcaaaaaaggaaaagaggaaaaaagacaaagaaaaaaaagaaaagacaggaAATAAATGTGTcgatgaaaggaaaaaaacaaagtcCAAGCAGGTGCAGAGATCTAGAAAAAGCTCTTCAGGAAG ttgtAGTAAAAAAAGCAAATTGTCCACATTTCCATCTGACTCAGAACATGAAGAGGAATCCAAGCCTATGTCGTATGATGAGAAAAGGCAGCTGAGCCTTGATATAAACAAGCTTCCTGGTGACAAGCTTGGGAAGGTTGTTAATGTAATCCAGTCAAGAGAGCCTTCATTGAAAGACTCTAATCCTGAAGAGATAGAAATTGACTTTGAAACATTAAAACCTTCAACACTGAGAGCTCTGGAGACATATGTCATGACCTGTCTAAGGAAAAGGCCAAGAAAACCAAGAG AGAAAAAGGCATCAAAGATGAATAAGGCACTTCAAATTGAGAAAACGAAAGAATTGGAGAAGTTACTGGATGTCAGTGGACAGTTGCATTTGGTGAGGACACAGAAAACTACGT TTGCAAACACCGATGCTAATACATATCTTGGCGAACCCTCTCGACTCAGTGAGAGCAGCAGCTCTTCAAGTTCAGGCAGCAGTAGTAGTGATTCTAGTGCAACTGATAGCAGTGACTCTGAATCAG AGCAGAGAACAAAACGGAAGCAAAGCTGCGCTGACCATCTTGATTTCAAATTGCAAGCAAAG GAAATAAAGCCGATGCTACAGCCTTTATGGGATAATGCTCTTGCAGGTCAAACCTTACCTCTGTTTAGCACCAGTTTGCAGCTTTCAATACAACATCCCCAAGAGGCCGAGATACACAAATTCCAGACTTTGATACATGTACCACTGGAGCCACCTGAACAAATAACTATATCACCTCCAG CCTTACATACTAGTCTGCCACAACAGCCATCAAGACCTAGCACCAAAGCAGCACCTCTACCTCCTAAACACAGGTCTTCACAGTTGCAGCAGCCAGGGTCTGCAAATGCACCTCAACAAGAGGCAACCCAACACGTTCCTTTGCAATCTGCCCAGGACCACCTATTGTTACTAGAGCCCCAAAATGAACAGGCTAAACTACAGCCCAGTTGCAGTCTGGTATATTCACTGCCCCAGTTAAAACCCACACAGCAGTCACATCTGCCTCAGCATCAGCAGATGCATATGCAACATCCTCAGACCTTTCCACAAACACTGAAACTGCAAGCTGGGCAACATTCCTTCAACCAACTTAACCACCCTTCTCAGAGCCCACCTACTAGGATGCAGACTGAAG AAACGGATACCAGACATCCTGATGGGGAGGGACAGGACAAGAGTAATACAAGTCTTGTGAAACTTGGGCCTGTCAGCAGATGTGATAAACATATGCAAGATCTTACTACTCCAACCGTACCTAAAAAG GACATTAGTATCAAGAATGTTGATTCTTGGGCAAGTTTAGGAAAGATGGCCACTTCCACACCATCCATAATAAAGTCTTCTAATGAGAGTTTTCAGCAGTTCAGAAAAGCTGCAATGGAAAAGGAAGAACGAGAAAAGGCTTTAAGAAAACTGCAAATGGGACAAGCCGGgagtgaaagaaaaaatattccTGAAAAGCAAAG agacCAAGATGATGAGCAACCTTTAGAATGTGTACATACAGTTCTAGACCAGGCAACTTCTAAGCCAGATGAAATAACAAAAGAGGAAAAACAAGAACTACAATCAGCCTCTCAGTCATCTATTGCTAGAGAGAGGGAGATGGCCAGGAAAAGAGAACAGGAACGCAGGAGGAGAGTAGCT ATGGCAGGCATCATTGACATGACTCTGCAGAGTGATATTATGGCAACATTTGAAAATaacctttattaa
- the LOC121326878 gene encoding bromodomain-containing protein 4-like isoform X3 → MLGTQPVSKVKKGVKRKADTTTPTTSIVMTSSESSPTPAEPRPCKITSRRESGRPIKPPRKDLPDSQQQHQIGKKPKLSEQLKYCSAILKEMFTKKHVAYAWPFYKPVDVEALGLHDYYDIIKHPMDLGTMKKKMEDREYKNAQEFAADFRLMLMNCYKYNTPDHEVSAMARKLQDVFEMRFAKMPDEPVESVTPAPPSTEIDRTPSSSESSSDSESSSDSEEERTLHLANLQEQLKAVREQLQMLSQAPLLKPKKKKKKDKSKKEKRKKDKEKKEKTGNKCVDERKKTKSKQVQRSRKSSSGSCSKKSKLSTFPSDSEHEEESKPMSYDEKRQLSLDINKLPGDKLGKVVNVIQSREPSLKDSNPEEIEIDFETLKPSTLRALETYVMTCLRKRPRKPREKKASKMNKALQIEKTKELEKLLDVSGQLHLVRTQKTTFANTDANTYLGEPSRLSESSSSSSSGSSSSDSSATDSSDSESEQRTKRKQSCADHLDFKLQAKEIKPMLQPLWDNALAGQTLPLFSTSLQLSIQHPQEAEIHKFQTLIHVPLEPPEQITISPPALHTSLPQQPSRPSTKAAPLPPKHRSSQLQQPGSANAPQQEATQHVPLQSAQDHLLLLEPQNEQAKLQPSCSLVYSLPQLKPTQQSHLPQHQQMHMQHPQTFPQTLKLQAGQHSFNQLNHPSQSPPTRMQTEETDTRHPDGEGQDKSNTSLVKLGPVSRCDKHMQDLTTPTVPKKDISIKNVDSWASLGKMATSTPSIIKSSNESFQQFRKAAMEKEEREKALRKLQMGQAGSERKNIPEKQRDQDDEQPLECVHTVLDQATSKPDEITKEEKQELQSASQSSIAREREMARKREQERRRRVAMAGIIDMTLQSDIMATFENNLY, encoded by the exons ATGTTAGGAACACAGCCTGTATCAAAA GTCAAGAAGGGTGTCAAAAGGAAAGCCGATACAACCACTCCAACTACATCTATTGTAATGACAAGTAGCGAGTCTTCACCTACTCCTGCAGAACCAAGGCCTTGCAAGATAACATCAAGAAGAGAAAGTGGTCGACCAATTAAACCTCCAAGAAAAGACTTGCCAGATTCTCAGCAGCAGCATCAAATTGGCAAGAAACCAAAATTATCGGAGCAACTGAAGTACTGCAGTGCGATACTTAAAGAAATGTTCACAAAGAAGCATGTAGCATATGCTTGGCCCTTCTATAAACCTGTTGATGTAGAAGCTTTGGGACTTCATGATTATTATGACATTATAAAACATCCAATGGACCTTGGCACTATGAAA AAAAAGATGGAGGACCGAGAATATAAAAATGCACAAGAATTTGCAGCAGATTTTAGGTTAATGTTGATGAATTGTTATAAATACAATACTCCAGATCATGAAGTTTCAGCAATGGCAAGAAAGCTACAG GATGTGTTTGAGATGCGGTTTGCCAAAATGCCAGATGAACCTGTTGAAAGTGTAACCCCAGCTCCGCCTTCAACAGAAATAGACAGAACTCCCTCCAGCAGTGAGAGCTCCTCGGACAGTGAGAGCAGCTCTGATTCTGAAGAGGAAAGAACTCTGCACCTTGCTAACCTCCAAGAGCAG ttaaaagcaGTACGTGAGCAACTGCAAATGTTATCTCAGGCCCCCCTATTGAagccaaagaaaaagaaaaagaaagataaatcaaaaaaggaaaagaggaaaaaagacaaagaaaaaaaagaaaagacaggaAATAAATGTGTcgatgaaaggaaaaaaacaaagtcCAAGCAGGTGCAGAGATCTAGAAAAAGCTCTTCAGGAAG ttgtAGTAAAAAAAGCAAATTGTCCACATTTCCATCTGACTCAGAACATGAAGAGGAATCCAAGCCTATGTCGTATGATGAGAAAAGGCAGCTGAGCCTTGATATAAACAAGCTTCCTGGTGACAAGCTTGGGAAGGTTGTTAATGTAATCCAGTCAAGAGAGCCTTCATTGAAAGACTCTAATCCTGAAGAGATAGAAATTGACTTTGAAACATTAAAACCTTCAACACTGAGAGCTCTGGAGACATATGTCATGACCTGTCTAAGGAAAAGGCCAAGAAAACCAAGAG AGAAAAAGGCATCAAAGATGAATAAGGCACTTCAAATTGAGAAAACGAAAGAATTGGAGAAGTTACTGGATGTCAGTGGACAGTTGCATTTGGTGAGGACACAGAAAACTACGT TTGCAAACACCGATGCTAATACATATCTTGGCGAACCCTCTCGACTCAGTGAGAGCAGCAGCTCTTCAAGTTCAGGCAGCAGTAGTAGTGATTCTAGTGCAACTGATAGCAGTGACTCTGAATCAG AGCAGAGAACAAAACGGAAGCAAAGCTGCGCTGACCATCTTGATTTCAAATTGCAAGCAAAG GAAATAAAGCCGATGCTACAGCCTTTATGGGATAATGCTCTTGCAGGTCAAACCTTACCTCTGTTTAGCACCAGTTTGCAGCTTTCAATACAACATCCCCAAGAGGCCGAGATACACAAATTCCAGACTTTGATACATGTACCACTGGAGCCACCTGAACAAATAACTATATCACCTCCAG CCTTACATACTAGTCTGCCACAACAGCCATCAAGACCTAGCACCAAAGCAGCACCTCTACCTCCTAAACACAGGTCTTCACAGTTGCAGCAGCCAGGGTCTGCAAATGCACCTCAACAAGAGGCAACCCAACACGTTCCTTTGCAATCTGCCCAGGACCACCTATTGTTACTAGAGCCCCAAAATGAACAGGCTAAACTACAGCCCAGTTGCAGTCTGGTATATTCACTGCCCCAGTTAAAACCCACACAGCAGTCACATCTGCCTCAGCATCAGCAGATGCATATGCAACATCCTCAGACCTTTCCACAAACACTGAAACTGCAAGCTGGGCAACATTCCTTCAACCAACTTAACCACCCTTCTCAGAGCCCACCTACTAGGATGCAGACTGAAG AAACGGATACCAGACATCCTGATGGGGAGGGACAGGACAAGAGTAATACAAGTCTTGTGAAACTTGGGCCTGTCAGCAGATGTGATAAACATATGCAAGATCTTACTACTCCAACCGTACCTAAAAAG GACATTAGTATCAAGAATGTTGATTCTTGGGCAAGTTTAGGAAAGATGGCCACTTCCACACCATCCATAATAAAGTCTTCTAATGAGAGTTTTCAGCAGTTCAGAAAAGCTGCAATGGAAAAGGAAGAACGAGAAAAGGCTTTAAGAAAACTGCAAATGGGACAAGCCGGgagtgaaagaaaaaatattccTGAAAAGCAAAG agacCAAGATGATGAGCAACCTTTAGAATGTGTACATACAGTTCTAGACCAGGCAACTTCTAAGCCAGATGAAATAACAAAAGAGGAAAAACAAGAACTACAATCAGCCTCTCAGTCATCTATTGCTAGAGAGAGGGAGATGGCCAGGAAAAGAGAACAGGAACGCAGGAGGAGAGTAGCT ATGGCAGGCATCATTGACATGACTCTGCAGAGTGATATTATGGCAACATTTGAAAATaacctttattaa
- the LOC121326878 gene encoding bromodomain-containing protein 4-like isoform X2: MDINTIKKRLENNYYWKAVECIEDFNTMFTNCYVYNKPGDDIVLMAQALEKLFLEKVAQMPQEEVEFPSTINRVGGGKGRKPSAGKLKPPPPVSEVIVQQTVTLIPPQTVTETPTAPMLGTQPVSKVKKGVKRKADTTTPTTSIVMTSSESSPTPAEPRPCKITSRRESGRPIKPPRKDLPDSQQQHQIGKKPKLSEQLKYCSAILKEMFTKKHVAYAWPFYKPVDVEALGLHDYYDIIKHPMDLGTMKKKMEDREYKNAQEFAADFRLMLMNCYKYNTPDHEVSAMARKLQDVFEMRFAKMPDEPVESVTPAPPSTEIDRTPSSSESSSDSESSSDSEEERTLHLANLQEQLKAVREQLQMLSQAPLLKPKKKKKKDKSKKEKRKKDKEKKEKTGNKCVDERKKTKSKQVQRSRKSSSGSCSKKSKLSTFPSDSEHEEESKPMSYDEKRQLSLDINKLPGDKLGKVVNVIQSREPSLKDSNPEEIEIDFETLKPSTLRALETYVMTCLRKRPRKPREKKASKMNKALQIEKTKELEKLLDVSGQLHLVRTQKTTFANTDANTYLGEPSRLSESSSSSSSGSSSSDSSATDSSDSESEQRTKRKQSCADHLDFKLQAKEIKPMLQPLWDNALAGQTLPLFSTSLQLSIQHPQEAEIHKFQTLIHVPLEPPEQITISPPALHTSLPQQPSRPSTKAAPLPPKHRSSQLQQPGSANAPQQEATQHVPLQSAQDHLLLLEPQNEQAKLQPSCSLVYSLPQLKPTQQSHLPQHQQMHMQHPQTFPQTLKLQAGQHSFNQLNHPSQSPPTRMQTEETDTRHPDGEGQDKSNTSLVKLGPVSRCDKHMQDLTTPTVPKKDISIKNVDSWASLGKMATSTPSIIKSSNESFQQFRKAAMEKEEREKALRKLQMGQAGSERKNIPEKQRDQDDEQPLECVHTVLDQATSKPDEITKEEKQELQSASQSSIAREREMARKREQERRRRVAMAGIIDMTLQSDIMATFENNLY, from the exons ATGGACATAAACACCATTAAGAAACGCCTGGAGAATAACTACTACTGGAAAGCTGTGGAATGTATAGAAGACTTTAATACCATGTTTACGAACTGCTATGTATATAACAAG CCTGGAGATGACATTGTGTTAATGGCACAAGCATTGGAGAAGCTTTTCCTTGAGAAAGTGGCGCAGATGCCCCAGGAAGAAGTTGAATTCCCATCTACCATAAACCGAGTAGGTGGAGGCAAAGGAAGGAAACCTTCAGCAG GTAAGCTAAAGCCACCTCCTCCTGTATCTGAAGTTATCGTCCAGCAAACTGTGACTTTGATTCCTCCGCAGACTGTTACTGAAACCCCGACTGCACCTATGTTAGGAACACAGCCTGTATCAAAA GTCAAGAAGGGTGTCAAAAGGAAAGCCGATACAACCACTCCAACTACATCTATTGTAATGACAAGTAGCGAGTCTTCACCTACTCCTGCAGAACCAAGGCCTTGCAAGATAACATCAAGAAGAGAAAGTGGTCGACCAATTAAACCTCCAAGAAAAGACTTGCCAGATTCTCAGCAGCAGCATCAAATTGGCAAGAAACCAAAATTATCGGAGCAACTGAAGTACTGCAGTGCGATACTTAAAGAAATGTTCACAAAGAAGCATGTAGCATATGCTTGGCCCTTCTATAAACCTGTTGATGTAGAAGCTTTGGGACTTCATGATTATTATGACATTATAAAACATCCAATGGACCTTGGCACTATGAAA AAAAAGATGGAGGACCGAGAATATAAAAATGCACAAGAATTTGCAGCAGATTTTAGGTTAATGTTGATGAATTGTTATAAATACAATACTCCAGATCATGAAGTTTCAGCAATGGCAAGAAAGCTACAG GATGTGTTTGAGATGCGGTTTGCCAAAATGCCAGATGAACCTGTTGAAAGTGTAACCCCAGCTCCGCCTTCAACAGAAATAGACAGAACTCCCTCCAGCAGTGAGAGCTCCTCGGACAGTGAGAGCAGCTCTGATTCTGAAGAGGAAAGAACTCTGCACCTTGCTAACCTCCAAGAGCAG ttaaaagcaGTACGTGAGCAACTGCAAATGTTATCTCAGGCCCCCCTATTGAagccaaagaaaaagaaaaagaaagataaatcaaaaaaggaaaagaggaaaaaagacaaagaaaaaaaagaaaagacaggaAATAAATGTGTcgatgaaaggaaaaaaacaaagtcCAAGCAGGTGCAGAGATCTAGAAAAAGCTCTTCAGGAAG ttgtAGTAAAAAAAGCAAATTGTCCACATTTCCATCTGACTCAGAACATGAAGAGGAATCCAAGCCTATGTCGTATGATGAGAAAAGGCAGCTGAGCCTTGATATAAACAAGCTTCCTGGTGACAAGCTTGGGAAGGTTGTTAATGTAATCCAGTCAAGAGAGCCTTCATTGAAAGACTCTAATCCTGAAGAGATAGAAATTGACTTTGAAACATTAAAACCTTCAACACTGAGAGCTCTGGAGACATATGTCATGACCTGTCTAAGGAAAAGGCCAAGAAAACCAAGAG AGAAAAAGGCATCAAAGATGAATAAGGCACTTCAAATTGAGAAAACGAAAGAATTGGAGAAGTTACTGGATGTCAGTGGACAGTTGCATTTGGTGAGGACACAGAAAACTACGT TTGCAAACACCGATGCTAATACATATCTTGGCGAACCCTCTCGACTCAGTGAGAGCAGCAGCTCTTCAAGTTCAGGCAGCAGTAGTAGTGATTCTAGTGCAACTGATAGCAGTGACTCTGAATCAG AGCAGAGAACAAAACGGAAGCAAAGCTGCGCTGACCATCTTGATTTCAAATTGCAAGCAAAG GAAATAAAGCCGATGCTACAGCCTTTATGGGATAATGCTCTTGCAGGTCAAACCTTACCTCTGTTTAGCACCAGTTTGCAGCTTTCAATACAACATCCCCAAGAGGCCGAGATACACAAATTCCAGACTTTGATACATGTACCACTGGAGCCACCTGAACAAATAACTATATCACCTCCAG CCTTACATACTAGTCTGCCACAACAGCCATCAAGACCTAGCACCAAAGCAGCACCTCTACCTCCTAAACACAGGTCTTCACAGTTGCAGCAGCCAGGGTCTGCAAATGCACCTCAACAAGAGGCAACCCAACACGTTCCTTTGCAATCTGCCCAGGACCACCTATTGTTACTAGAGCCCCAAAATGAACAGGCTAAACTACAGCCCAGTTGCAGTCTGGTATATTCACTGCCCCAGTTAAAACCCACACAGCAGTCACATCTGCCTCAGCATCAGCAGATGCATATGCAACATCCTCAGACCTTTCCACAAACACTGAAACTGCAAGCTGGGCAACATTCCTTCAACCAACTTAACCACCCTTCTCAGAGCCCACCTACTAGGATGCAGACTGAAG AAACGGATACCAGACATCCTGATGGGGAGGGACAGGACAAGAGTAATACAAGTCTTGTGAAACTTGGGCCTGTCAGCAGATGTGATAAACATATGCAAGATCTTACTACTCCAACCGTACCTAAAAAG GACATTAGTATCAAGAATGTTGATTCTTGGGCAAGTTTAGGAAAGATGGCCACTTCCACACCATCCATAATAAAGTCTTCTAATGAGAGTTTTCAGCAGTTCAGAAAAGCTGCAATGGAAAAGGAAGAACGAGAAAAGGCTTTAAGAAAACTGCAAATGGGACAAGCCGGgagtgaaagaaaaaatattccTGAAAAGCAAAG agacCAAGATGATGAGCAACCTTTAGAATGTGTACATACAGTTCTAGACCAGGCAACTTCTAAGCCAGATGAAATAACAAAAGAGGAAAAACAAGAACTACAATCAGCCTCTCAGTCATCTATTGCTAGAGAGAGGGAGATGGCCAGGAAAAGAGAACAGGAACGCAGGAGGAGAGTAGCT ATGGCAGGCATCATTGACATGACTCTGCAGAGTGATATTATGGCAACATTTGAAAATaacctttattaa